GAAAACAGAAAGCACGGCATTCGCAACAAAATACTTATCCATATTAACTCCGTAAACTAATTCATATAGATTAACTATATTTTAGTTCATCTACATTAACTTGTCAAGTATTTATAGGCAAAACACCAAAAAGAAAAGAATATTATTTTTAAATACGGGAATAGTCGCATTTTCTTTATTTTTAATTCCTAATTGATTAGCTTGCCTTTTTCTCGGCATTGTAGTATAATAAAAGATATGCGTATAGACAAGTTCTTAAAGGTATCGAGAATAATCAAGCGTAGAACGGTTGCCGCCGAGGCGTGCGACGCGGGCAAGGTATACGTAGGCGGAAGATCGGTAAAGCCCGCGTACGTTTTGAAGGTCGGCGACGTGGTCGAGGTCAAGCTCGGCTCGACGCCTATTAAGTTCACGGTCAAGTCGCTTAACGACAAGGCTTCCAAGGAGGACGCAAGCACTCTTTATGAGATCATGCACTGAGTCCCAAAAGCCGAACGTCGGTGCGGTTATCGTTTGCGCGGGGCGCGGCGAACGCACGGGGCTTGCCTATAACAAAGTTTTATACAAGCTCGGCACGAAAACCATGATCGAGACTGTGCTTGATACTTTTTACGAAGCCGAGATATCGCCTATCGTTCTCGTTTGCTCGGCCACCGATCTCGACGCGATAACCGCGATTGCGAACGAGTATAAAGGCGTTTCGGTCGTTTTAGGCGGCGCTACACGCACGGAAAGCGTGTTTAACGGGCTGAAAGCGTGCAGGTGCGATATCGTGGCTATACACGACGGAGCGCGCCCCTACGCCACAAAAGAGCTTATTTTACGCACTGTGCAATCAGCCATAGA
This region of Clostridiales bacterium genomic DNA includes:
- a CDS encoding RNA-binding S4 domain-containing protein yields the protein MRIDKFLKVSRIIKRRTVAAEACDAGKVYVGGRSVKPAYVLKVGDVVEVKLGSTPIKFTVKSLNDKASKEDASTLYEIMH